CCCGGGGTGCCGCAGCTCTTCCGCACGCAGCTGGACGCGGTGCTGGCGCGGCTGAGCGGCACGCCGGTGCACCTGCGGATGCTGTACCTGAACCTGGGCGAGAGCGCGGTGGCGGCGGTGCTGGACCGCGTGGCGCTGGACATGCCGCACGTGGCCATCGGCTCGTACCCGACGTTCGACCGCTCGCTGGACTACGTGGTGAAGGTGACGGTGGAGAGCGTGGAGAAGGCCGCCGTGGAGGAGGCCCTGACCCGGCTCCAGGCGGGGCTGCCCGCGGGCTCGGTGGTCCGCACCGAGTAGGCCCCCGAGGGGTGTGAGACAAATCGTCCCTGGCGTGTGAACCGTTTCACAGACGGAGCGGGTAGGAGCGTACAGCCTGTAGGGAGAACAGGCCCCGGCGGCACGCTCGCTGTACGGGGTCCTGTCACAAGGGGGGACCATGTCAGACACACGGGGTCCGAACGAAGACGTGGATGTCCAACTCTCCTCCAGCCAGGAGCCGGAAGCGGCGCTCTCGGACTACGAGGCGCTGGCGGAGTCCTGGGCCCGGCAGGGCTGGCTATTGCGTGCCGTGGCCCTGTGCAGGGTCATCCTCCGGCTCGAGCCGGGTCATGAGCCCACGCGGCGGCTGCTGGCGGAGCTCGATGCCCGGAGGATGGACGTGTCGGGGGGCGCGGTGGAGCCGGTGCCGGCCATCGAGGACGGGCCGGCGCGCGCCTCCCTGTTCTCGCGGCTCGGCGAGCGGGAGTTCCTCTCGGTGTTGGAGGCGCTGGAGCTGCGCGACTTCCAGCCGGGAGAGACGATCGTCGAGGAGGGTGAGCCGGGCAGCTCCCTGTTCGCCATCGTGGAAGGAAGCGTGGAGGTGGTGAGGAGCCCGCGGTCGGGAAGGCGGCGCACGGTGGCCTTCCTGGGCGAGGGCGACTTCTTCGGAGAGATGTCGCTGCTCTCCGACGTGCCGAGGCTCGCGAGTGTCAGGGCCTTCGAGCGCACGGCGGTGTTGGAGCTGACGCGCGAGCGGCTGGAGCGGATCATCCAGCGGCACCCCTCCGTGGAAGAGGTGTTGCGCTCCTTCCACCGCGAGCGCCTGTTGGACGACGTGCTGCGCTCCAATCCAATCTTCCGGCTCCTCACGCCCTCGGCGAGGGAGGCCCTGGCCCGTGATTTCCAGCTCTGCTCCAGGCCCGCGGGGACGCGCCTGCTCGAGCAGGGGCAGGCGGTGGATGGCCTGTACGTGCTGCTGCGGGGACGGTGCCAGGTGCGGCACCGTCACCCGGACGGGAGCGAGAGCCACCTGCGCACCCTGGGCGAGGGCGACGTGTTCGGGGAGATCTCCCTGATGCTCGGCCTGCCGGCCACCGCGACCGTGCTCGCGGACACGTCCAGCCTGTTGCTGCGGCTGGACTGGGGGAGCTGCGAGCGGAACCTCTTCGACCAGCCCGGGGTGTGCGAGGCGCTCTCGCGAATGGGCAACGAGCGCCTCCTGAGCTCGGCCGGACTGCTCTTCGAGTCCTCGTCGCGCGGAGAGACCCCGCGCACCTGAGGCGTCCCCGGGCCCCGGGCCGGTTCAGGGAATCGGCCGGGCGGTGGGAGCGGGCGCCTCGGCCCGCTCGAAGCGCCGGAAGAAGCTGTCCTCGTTCCAGCTCGGACGCTCGGGGGCGTCGGCCACGCGCCTCGTGAGGTCGGCCAGCAGTTGCACGAAGCGGACGGCGCCCTCGCGATCCACCGGCTGCGCCAGGTCATCGGACGGGCCGTGGTAGCGCTTCATGAACCACTCCTCGTGCAGGCGCTCCTCTTTCGACCCCTTGCGGTAGCCGAACTTGAAGGACAGCGCCGGCACACCCTCGCGGATGAAGCTGTACTGATCGCTGCGCACGAAGACGTTGGCTTCGGGATTGGGGTCGCGCATCACCTCGACACCCAGTCGCCTGGCGCTCGCCTTCAGGGGCGCGGCCAGCGAGGACTCCTCCACGCCATAGGCCACCAGCTGCTTCAGCGGCGTCAGCGGCATGAACATGTCCAGGTTCAGGTTGGCCACCATCCGGCCGCTGCCCTCGGTCGGATGGGCGGCGAACGCGCGCGAGCCCAGCAGCCCCTTCTCCTCGCCCGTCACGGCCACGAAGAGCACCGAGCGGCGCGGGCGCACCTTCTTCTCCTGGAAGGTGCGGGCCACCTCCAGCAGGGCGGCCACGCCGGAGGCGTTGTCCATGGCGCCGTTGTAGATGCGGTCCCCGTCTCCGTTCACCGGCTCGCCCAGGCCCACGTGGTCCAGGTGCGCCGAGAGGACCACGGACTCGCCGGCCAGCTTCGGGTCGCTGCCCGGAAGGCGGCCCACCACGTTGACGGAGGTGAGCTGGGAGCTCTCCAGGGCCACCTCGCCGCGCACCGAGACGGGCAGGGCGAAGCGCGGCATCGGCTTGCCCGCCTTCGCCTGGGCGGCCACCTCCTCGAAGGTGTGGCCTTCGCCCGCGACCAGCTTGCTCGCGAGCGTGGGGCTGGCGAGGGAGAACAGCGGAATGTCACCCAGGTCCCGCAGCGCGGGGTCGGCCAGCATCATCACCGGGTGGTCCTGCCCCACCTTCGCGCGCTCCCAGGGGACCTCCATGGCGTGCGGGTTCATCACCCCCAGCACGCCCGCCACGCCCGCGCGGGTGTACGCCTTCACGCGCTCGGCGAGGGTGCCGTAGTGGGCGGCCAGGTTGCCGGGCACGCCCGGCGGAATGCCGCCGAACAGGACGACGATGACCTTGCCCTTCAGCTCCAGCCCGGCCAGGTCGTCATGTCCGGCCTCGGGGATGCTCAGGCCGTACCCGACGAAGACGAGCCCCGCGTCCACGGGACCGGCGCGGCCGGAGAGCGAGCTGAGGATCAGATCCTCATCGAGGGAGAGCGGCTCCTCCTGGCCCTCGCGGACCAGGGCCATCCGGCTCCGCTCCTTCACCAGGCGGCGGGACAGCAGGGGGACATCCTGGAGATAGCCCTGACCCGCGCCGGGCTGGACGCCCAGCTCCGCCAGCTTCTCCGCGACGTATCCGGCGGCGCGGCGGTGTCCCTCGCTGCCCGTGTCACGCCCCTCCATGCCGTCGCTGGCGAGCACCTCCACGTGGGACCACCAGCGCCGCGCGGCGGGGGAGGGCTCCCTGGCGAGCGCGAGGGAGGGAACCAGCAGGAGCAGCGAGGTGCAGGTGCGGAGGAGGGACATGGGGCGCGCGCGGGTTGGTACGGGTGGTGTCTTCGTGCCAGGGCTACGCCCGGAGGCGGAGGGCATTGCCTCCAGGAGTCACTTCCCCTGGCCGATGTCGGGACTGACCTGGGCCTCCAGGTCCACCGGAGCCACGCCCCGCCGCAGCACGGAGTTGCGGTAGCCGTAGGCGAAGTAGAGGACGAGGCCGATCGCCAGCCAGATGCCGAAGCGCTCCCAGGCGTGTACGGGCAGGCCCTTCATGACGAAGAGACAGGCGGCCGCGCCGGCCAGGGACACCGGCCAGACGAAGGGCACCTTGAAGGGCCGGGGGCGGTTCGGATCCTTCAGCCGCAGCACCGGCACGCCCAGACACACCAGCATGAAGGCTGACAGGGTGCCGATGTTGGTCAGGTCGTAGGTGGCGGCGTCATCGGCCACCAGCGCGCCGAGCGCCACCAGCACGCCGGTGACGAGCGTGGTGACGTGGGGCGTGCGGTACTTGGGGTGGATCTTCGCCGCCCAGGGGGGCAGCAGACCATCGCGCGCCATGGCGTAGAAGATGCGTGGCTGGCCGTACTGGAAGACGAGCAGCACCGCCGCCATGGAGACGACCGCGCCCAGGGAGATGATCCAGCTGAAGTGCGTGAGTCCCGCCACCTCGAAGGCGTGGGCCAGCGGGTCCGAGGACTTGAGCTGCTGGTAGGGGATGAGGCCCGTGGCCACCGCGCCGACGATGACGTAGATGACGGTGCACACGCCCAGTCCCAGGAGGATGCCCTTGGGCAGGGTGCGCTGGGGATCCTTCGTCTCCTCGGCCGCGGTGGAGATGGCGTCGAAGCCGATGTAGGCGAAGAAGACGATGGCCGCCGCCTGATGCACGCCGGTGAAGCCGTTGGGGGCGAAGGGCGTGTAGTTGGCCGGGTTGATGTGCATCGCGCCGACGCCGATGAAGAGGGCGAGCACCAGCAGCTTCACCACCACCATGGCGTTGTTGACCCGGGTGCTCTCCTTGACCCCGATGACCAGCAGCCAGGTGATGAGCATCACGATGAGGAAGGCCGGCAGGTTCACCAGCACGGGGATGCCGAAGAGGCGCGGGGCGGTCTCCAGCAGGCCGTGGATGGCGGGATCCGTGCTCGCCTGCACGTTGTAGTAGCCGTGCGTCAGCCAGCCCGGGATGTGCACCCAGGGGGAGATGAGCGAGTTGAAGTACCCGGCCCAGGCGATGGCCACCGCCACGTTGCCCACCGCGTACTCGAGGATGAGATCCCACCCGATGATCCACGCGATGATCTCCCCCAGCGTCGCGTAGGAGTACGCGTAGGCGCTGCCGGACTGGGGGATCATCGAGGCCAGCTCGGCGTAGCAGAGCGCCGCCAGGGCGCACACCCCGCCGAGCAGCAGGAACGACATCACCAGGGCGGGGCCGGCACCGTGGCGCACCACCTCACCCGAGGGGAGCACCTCGCCGGCGGCCGCGGTCCCGAGCGTGGAGAAGATACCGGCGCCGATGACCGCGCCGATGGAGAGCATGATGAGGTCGCCGGTGCCCAGCGCACGCTTCAGACCACCGGACGACTCCCCCTCGGGGAGCAGGTCGGCGATCTGCTTGCGTTGGAAGAGTGAACGCATGGGGCGCGATTATCACGTTCCCACCCGTCTGGTCTCCCTCCCCGTCCGTGCCGCGCCGCGTTGGCTCCCCGGTCCGGGCGGGCGGACCCCCCCTCCGGACGTGTCAAGCAGCGGCTGACCGCCCGGTCGGTGTACAGGGGGTGTTCATGGTGCTTGTCCTCGGGCCAGAGGGCGGCTAACTCCGCGTCCCCGACTTGGAGGAAGGAAGGGTTTCATGCAGGTCGTCAGTGTGAAGAAGGCGCTGGATGGTTCGATCGCCCCGGACACGAAGGTCGAGGTGCGCGGCTGGGTGCGCACGCGCCGTGACTCGAAGGCGGGGATCAGCTTCATCAACGTGAGCGACGGCTCCACCTTCGATCCGATCCAGGTGGTCGCGCCGAACGCTCTGCCCAACTACGAGAAGGAGGTGCTGCACCTCACCGCGGGCTGCTCCGTCATCTGCCGCGGCACGCTCGTGAAGTCGCAGGGCAAGGGCCAGTCGTTCGAGGTGCAGGCCGACGAGGTGCGGGTGCTCGGCTTCGTGGAGGACCCGGACACCTACCCCATCCAGCCCAAGCAGCACACGCTGGAGTTCCTCCGCGAGGTGGCGCACCTGAGGCCGCGCACCAACACCTTCGGCTCCATCACCCGCGTGCGCAACGCCGCGGCGCAGGCCATCCACCGCTTCTTCCACGAGGAGGGCTTCTGCTGGGTGAACACGCCGATCATCACCGCCAGCGACGCCGAGGGCGCCGGGCAGATGTTCCGCGTGTCCACGCTGGACGTGGTGAACCCGCCGCGCACGCCGGAGGGGAAGATCGACTGGCACAAGGACTTCTTCGGCAAGGAGGCCTACCTCACCGTTTCTGGCCAGTTGAACGTGGAGGCGTACTGCCTGGCGATGTCGAAGGTGTACACGTTCGGGCCGACGTTCCGGGCGGAGAACTCGAACACCACGCGGCACCTGGCCGAGTTCTGGATGATCGAGCCGGAGATCGCCTTCGCGGACCTGAACGAGGACGCGAACCTGGCGGAGCGGTTCCTCAAGTACGTCTTCAAGGCGGTGCTCACCGAGTGCGGGCCCGACATGAAGTTCTTCGAGGAGCGCCAGCAGAAGGGCGTCACCGAGCGGATGGAGAAGTTCATCAACTCGAGCTTCGAGCGGATCGACTACACGGAGGCGATCGAGATCCTGAAGAAGGCGAAGAAGAAGTTCGAGTACGCGCCGGAGTGGGGGAACGATCTGCAGACGGAGCACGAGCGCTACCTGACGGAGGAGCACGTGGGCCGGCCGGTGGTGGTGATGAACTACCCGGAGAAGATCAAGGCGTTCTACATGCGCCTGAACGAGGACGGGAAGACGGTGGCGGCGATGGACGTGCTGGCGCCGGGGATCGGGGAGATCATCGGAGGGAGCCAGCGCGAGGAGCGGCTGGACATGCTGGACAAGCGCATGGAGCAGTTCGGGCTGAAGCCGGAGCACTACCAGTGGTACCGGGACCTGCGACGTTACGGGACGGTGCCGCACGCGGGCTTCGGGTTGGGGTTCGAGCGGCTCATCGTCTACATGTGCGGCTTGCAGAACATCCGTGACGCGATCCCCTACCCGCGAGTGCCGGGCTGGGCGCAGTTCTGATTCAAGAGGGGAACCCAATCCAATTCCCCTCCCAACCCCCCTCCCTCTCCCTCCGGGAGAGGGTCGGGGTGAGGGTATGCGCCTCCGTGTTCCACGATGCCGCGCTCCACGGATGGAGCTCGGCCCTCAGTAGTGCCAGGGGAAGCGCTTGAAGTTCTTCTCGCGCTTCTCCACGAAGGCGTCGCGGCCTTCCTGGGCCTCCTCGGTGCCGTAGGCCAGCCGCGTCGCCTCGCCCGCGAAGAGCTGCTGGCCCACCATGCCGTCATCCGGCAGGTTGAAGCCGTACTTCAGCATGCGCATCGCCGTGGGGCTCTTGGAGTTGATGATGCCCGCCCACTCCAGGGCCACGTCCTCGAGCTGCTCGTGCGGCACGGACAGGTTGATGGCCCCCATGGCGGCGGCCTGATCCGCCGTGTAGTCGAGTCCCAGGAAGAAGATCTCCCGCGCCTTCTTCTGGCCCACCTGCCGCGCGAGCAGCGCCGAGCCGTAGCCGCTGTCGAAGCTGGCCACGTCCGGATCCGTCTGCTTGAAGCGCGCGTGCTCCTTGCTGGCCAGGGTCATGTCGCACACCACGTGCAGGCTGTGCCCACCGCCCGCCGCCCACCCGGGCACCACGGCGATGACGATCTTGGGCATGAAGCGGATCAGCCGCTGCACCTCGAGGATGTGCAGCCGGCCCAGGCGGCCGACGTCGGGCTTGCCGGCCTCATCGCCCTCGTACTTGTAGCCGTCCTTGCCGCGGATGCGTTGATCTCCGCCCGAGCAGAACGCCCAGCCGCCGTCCTTGGGCGAGGGCCCGTTGCCGGTGATGAGCACGCAGCCCACGTCGGTGGTCATGCGCGCGTGGTCGAGCGCGGTATACAGCTCGTCCACCGTCTTGGGCCGGAAGGCGTTGCGCACCTCGGGCCGGTTGAAGGCGATGCGCACCGTGCCGTGCTCCACGGCGCGGTGGTAGGTGATGTCTTCGAACGTGAAGCCTTCCACCTCGCGCCAGCGCGCGGGATTGAAGATGGCGGAAACGGTCATATCGGGTCGCTCCTGGGAGGCGGCGCGACCCTAGTGACGTCACCCGCGAGCGTCAACGAACGCTTGCGCGGCCCTCCTCGCCGGTATCGTTGCGCAGCAGGAGAAACCTGCTGCCACGAGCGGCCTACACCGTGAAGCCGAGGCGCTGGCGCAGACGCATGAAGTCGTCGGACAGCGCGTAGGCGAGGAGCTGCTGGAGGTCGGTGCGCTCGCGCAGGGCCTGGAGCAGGGGCTCGGCGTGGTCCACGCGGACGTTGGCGAAGTTCGGATCCTCGCGCAGCGCCAGGGTGAGGCCCACCGACACGTCTCCGCACATCAGCAGGCCGGCGCGGTCCGCGGAGTAGCCGAAGCCCTCCACCACGGGCTCCAGCTCCACCTTCGACTGGGGTCCGAGCTCCAGGGCGGCCGGCTCCAGGGCCTTGAGCGCCTTGCGCGAGTAGGCGCGGCGGTACTGCCGCACCATCTCCTCGTTGTTGCGTCCCAGCGCCGTGAACTGCGGGGCGAAGATGCGCACCGAGTTGCCGAACAGGTCCGCCGTCTCTCCCCGGGACAGCTTGGAGAGCACCGCCGTCTTGTTCAGCAGGCCCAGCACCGCGCGGCCGATGAGGAACTTCTGCTCGCGGACGTTGAAGCGGCGCACCACGTCCTGGCCGACGCACACGGCCAGCGGCTCGGTCGTCTCCAGGGCGATGAGGCCGCGGCGGGCCTGGTAGACCTCGAACTCCTCCACGCCGAACACCTGCGCCACGGAGCGCACGGCCTTGAACACCGCGTGGTCCGGCTTGAGCTTGTCCGTCTTCCGGTCCACCCCGAGCAGCTCGAACTGCGGCGGGTACATCTTGCCGAGCTGGTCTCCCACGGCCCGGAGTACCTCGAGCAGCGGCCCGCGCGAGGCGGGGTGCGTCAGGCCCGTGTCCACGTCGGCGATGGCCAGCTTCTCCTGGGTCTCCTGGGGCAGCTTGCTGCGCGCCTCGGTGTAGAAGGCCGCCTCCACCTCGTTGGCCGAGCGCAGGAAGTGCAGCACCGCGGCCGCGCAGAAGGCCTTGTCGGTCTGCTTGAGGCCCTCCCACAGGCGGAAGAGCGAGTGCAGGCTGTCCACCCGCGAGGGATCCAACCGGAGGATGTGCCGGTGCTCCTCGATGGCGAGCTGCGCCGAGGCCGCGTCGCGCATGTACAGGCCCGCGAGGGAGGCGCGCGCCTGGACGTTCATCGTGTCCAGGTCGACGATCTGCCGGTACAGCGTCACCGCCTTCCCGGGCTCCTCCAGGGGGCCGGCGAACAGGTCCGCCACCTTCAGCCGCAGCGAGGCCGCGCGCTTCAGGTCTCCACTGCCCTGCGCCTGGGCGGCCTGGGCCTCCAGCATCTGCGCCAGCTCCGGCAGGTTGCCGGCGCGCTCGTACAGGGCCACGAGCCGATCCACGAGGGTGGCGTCGCCCGGGGTGAGCTCCAGGGCCTGACGGTACAGCGTGGACGCGGAGGCGCCGTCACCGAGCCCCTGCTCGTGGAGCTGCGCCAGCGTCACGGTGTGGCGCGCGCGCTCGGCCACCGGGAGCTCCTGCTCCAGCAGCCGGTGCAGGCAGTCCACCGCGCCGGCCCAGTTGCGCACCTGCTGGAAGAGGGTGGCCATGCGCTCCAGGGCCTCGGTGTTCTGGGGCATGGCCTCGCGCGCGGCGTGCAGGTGGACGGCGGCGCGGCTGGGCTCGGACAGGTGGTCCTGGTACAGCGAGCCCAGCGTGAGGTGCATCTGTGCCAGGGCGGAGGGCTCGCCGCCGAGCTGGATGCGCTGGGCGAGCGTCGAGGCCGCCTCGGCGTACTGGCGCTCCTCGAGCAGCAGCTGGGCGCGCAGCTCCAGGATCTCCGGGTTGGCCGGCTGGAGGGACAGGGCGCGGGCCAGCAGCTCCAGGGCGCGGGAGCGGTTGCCCAGCGCGGACAGGTGC
This is a stretch of genomic DNA from Archangium violaceum. It encodes these proteins:
- a CDS encoding cyclic nucleotide-binding domain-containing protein, whose product is MSDTRGPNEDVDVQLSSSQEPEAALSDYEALAESWARQGWLLRAVALCRVILRLEPGHEPTRRLLAELDARRMDVSGGAVEPVPAIEDGPARASLFSRLGEREFLSVLEALELRDFQPGETIVEEGEPGSSLFAIVEGSVEVVRSPRSGRRRTVAFLGEGDFFGEMSLLSDVPRLASVRAFERTAVLELTRERLERIIQRHPSVEEVLRSFHRERLLDDVLRSNPIFRLLTPSAREALARDFQLCSRPAGTRLLEQGQAVDGLYVLLRGRCQVRHRHPDGSESHLRTLGEGDVFGEISLMLGLPATATVLADTSSLLLRLDWGSCERNLFDQPGVCEALSRMGNERLLSSAGLLFESSSRGETPRT
- a CDS encoding M28 family metallopeptidase, with protein sequence MSLLRTCTSLLLLVPSLALAREPSPAARRWWSHVEVLASDGMEGRDTGSEGHRRAAGYVAEKLAELGVQPGAGQGYLQDVPLLSRRLVKERSRMALVREGQEEPLSLDEDLILSSLSGRAGPVDAGLVFVGYGLSIPEAGHDDLAGLELKGKVIVVLFGGIPPGVPGNLAAHYGTLAERVKAYTRAGVAGVLGVMNPHAMEVPWERAKVGQDHPVMMLADPALRDLGDIPLFSLASPTLASKLVAGEGHTFEEVAAQAKAGKPMPRFALPVSVRGEVALESSQLTSVNVVGRLPGSDPKLAGESVVLSAHLDHVGLGEPVNGDGDRIYNGAMDNASGVAALLEVARTFQEKKVRPRRSVLFVAVTGEEKGLLGSRAFAAHPTEGSGRMVANLNLDMFMPLTPLKQLVAYGVEESSLAAPLKASARRLGVEVMRDPNPEANVFVRSDQYSFIREGVPALSFKFGYRKGSKEERLHEEWFMKRYHGPSDDLAQPVDREGAVRFVQLLADLTRRVADAPERPSWNEDSFFRRFERAEAPAPTARPIP
- a CDS encoding amino acid permease translates to MRSLFQRKQIADLLPEGESSGGLKRALGTGDLIMLSIGAVIGAGIFSTLGTAAAGEVLPSGEVVRHGAGPALVMSFLLLGGVCALAALCYAELASMIPQSGSAYAYSYATLGEIIAWIIGWDLILEYAVGNVAVAIAWAGYFNSLISPWVHIPGWLTHGYYNVQASTDPAIHGLLETAPRLFGIPVLVNLPAFLIVMLITWLLVIGVKESTRVNNAMVVVKLLVLALFIGVGAMHINPANYTPFAPNGFTGVHQAAAIVFFAYIGFDAISTAAEETKDPQRTLPKGILLGLGVCTVIYVIVGAVATGLIPYQQLKSSDPLAHAFEVAGLTHFSWIISLGAVVSMAAVLLVFQYGQPRIFYAMARDGLLPPWAAKIHPKYRTPHVTTLVTGVLVALGALVADDAATYDLTNIGTLSAFMLVCLGVPVLRLKDPNRPRPFKVPFVWPVSLAGAAACLFVMKGLPVHAWERFGIWLAIGLVLYFAYGYRNSVLRRGVAPVDLEAQVSPDIGQGK
- the asnS gene encoding asparagine--tRNA ligase, which gives rise to MQVVSVKKALDGSIAPDTKVEVRGWVRTRRDSKAGISFINVSDGSTFDPIQVVAPNALPNYEKEVLHLTAGCSVICRGTLVKSQGKGQSFEVQADEVRVLGFVEDPDTYPIQPKQHTLEFLREVAHLRPRTNTFGSITRVRNAAAQAIHRFFHEEGFCWVNTPIITASDAEGAGQMFRVSTLDVVNPPRTPEGKIDWHKDFFGKEAYLTVSGQLNVEAYCLAMSKVYTFGPTFRAENSNTTRHLAEFWMIEPEIAFADLNEDANLAERFLKYVFKAVLTECGPDMKFFEERQQKGVTERMEKFINSSFERIDYTEAIEILKKAKKKFEYAPEWGNDLQTEHERYLTEEHVGRPVVVMNYPEKIKAFYMRLNEDGKTVAAMDVLAPGIGEIIGGSQREERLDMLDKRMEQFGLKPEHYQWYRDLRRYGTVPHAGFGLGFERLIVYMCGLQNIRDAIPYPRVPGWAQF
- a CDS encoding 1,4-dihydroxy-2-naphthoyl-CoA synthase — translated: MTVSAIFNPARWREVEGFTFEDITYHRAVEHGTVRIAFNRPEVRNAFRPKTVDELYTALDHARMTTDVGCVLITGNGPSPKDGGWAFCSGGDQRIRGKDGYKYEGDEAGKPDVGRLGRLHILEVQRLIRFMPKIVIAVVPGWAAGGGHSLHVVCDMTLASKEHARFKQTDPDVASFDSGYGSALLARQVGQKKAREIFFLGLDYTADQAAAMGAINLSVPHEQLEDVALEWAGIINSKSPTAMRMLKYGFNLPDDGMVGQQLFAGEATRLAYGTEEAQEGRDAFVEKREKNFKRFPWHY